From Glycine soja cultivar W05 chromosome 4, ASM419377v2, whole genome shotgun sequence, the proteins below share one genomic window:
- the LOC114410400 gene encoding F-box protein 7-like isoform X2 codes for MASGSDFALAVSSELESVLRLETVNYFVTRRPWLDLYGVNVRPVAPVGSASRRPYVDPALIHRSLPDELLFEVFARMTPYDLGRASCVCRKWKYTIRNPVFWRNACLKAWQLSGIVENYKILQSKYDGSWRKMWLSRPRLRTDGLYVSRNTYIRAGVAEWKITNPVHVVCYFRYLRFFPSGRFLYKNSSQKVKDVAKCMNFRSSKADCVFGGHYTLSDDKVVEAAVLYPGMRPTVLRIRLRIRGTTSGANNRMDLISLVTSGVNSSEASAPEEDILGVVEGWQDDETHNPDVPAVSHKRGMTPFVFVPFEEVETSVLNLPVEKMDYFVPG; via the exons ATGGCTTCTGGTTCAG ATTTTGCGTTAGCGGTTTCTTCTGAACTCGAGTCAGTTTTGAGGCTGGAGACTGTTAACTACTTTGTTACGAGGAGGCCATGGCTTG ATCTTTATGGAGTTAACGTGAGACCTGTTGCGCCAGTTGGGAGTGCTAGTAGGAGGCCTTATGTGGATCCTGCACTTATACATCGTTCCTTACCTGATGAGCTGCTTTTTGAG GTTTTTGCTCGAATGACTCCATATGACTTGGGGAGGGCATCTTGTGTATGTCGAAAATGGAAGTACACAATTCGTAACCCTGTATTTTGGCGCAATGCATGCTTGAAGGCTTGGCAG CTATCTGGAATTGTTGAAAACTATAAGATACTTCAATCAAAATATGATGGGTCTTGGCGGAAAATGTGGCTGTCACGACCAAGGCTACGGACTGATG GTCTTTATGTGAGTAGAAATACCTACATTCGAGCTGGAGTTGCTGAGTGGAAAATCACTAATCCTGTACATGTG GTCTGCTATTTCCGATACTTGAGATTTTTTCCATCTGGGCGATTCCTTTACAAG AATTCATCTCAGAAGGTCAAGGATGTGGCAAAGTGCATGAATTTCCGTTCATCTAAAGCAGACTGTGTTTTTGGTGGCCACTACACATTGTCAGATGACAAGGTT GTTGAAGCTGCAGTGTTGTATCCAGGCATGCGACCTACTGTTTTGAGGATACGCTTAAG GATAAGGGGAACAACATCAGGAGCTAACAATAGGATGGATTTGATCTCACTTGTCACTAGTGGTGTAAACAGTAGTGAGGCAAGTGCACCTGAGGAGGACATTCTGGGAGTTGTTGAAGGATGGCAAGATGATGAAACACACAACCCAGATGTACCAGCTGTCTCACATAAGAGGGGCATGACTCCCTTTGTCTTTGTTCCATTTGAAGAG GTGGAAACGTCTGTTTTGAATCTTCCGGTGGAGAAAATGGATTATTTTGTACCTGGTTGA
- the LOC114410400 gene encoding F-box protein 7-like isoform X1 has translation MASGSDFALAVSSELESVLRLETVNYFVTRRPWLDLYGVNVRPVAPVGSASRRPYVDPALIHRSLPDELLFEVFARMTPYDLGRASCVCRKWKYTIRNPVFWRNACLKAWQLSGIVENYKILQSKYDGSWRKMWLSRPRLRTDGLYVSRNTYIRAGVAEWKITNPVHVVCYFRYLRFFPSGRFLYKNSSQKVKDVAKCMNFRSSKADCVFGGHYTLSDDKVVLFLSNYVVEAAVLYPGMRPTVLRIRLRIRGTTSGANNRMDLISLVTSGVNSSEASAPEEDILGVVEGWQDDETHNPDVPAVSHKRGMTPFVFVPFEEVETSVLNLPVEKMDYFVPG, from the exons ATGGCTTCTGGTTCAG ATTTTGCGTTAGCGGTTTCTTCTGAACTCGAGTCAGTTTTGAGGCTGGAGACTGTTAACTACTTTGTTACGAGGAGGCCATGGCTTG ATCTTTATGGAGTTAACGTGAGACCTGTTGCGCCAGTTGGGAGTGCTAGTAGGAGGCCTTATGTGGATCCTGCACTTATACATCGTTCCTTACCTGATGAGCTGCTTTTTGAG GTTTTTGCTCGAATGACTCCATATGACTTGGGGAGGGCATCTTGTGTATGTCGAAAATGGAAGTACACAATTCGTAACCCTGTATTTTGGCGCAATGCATGCTTGAAGGCTTGGCAG CTATCTGGAATTGTTGAAAACTATAAGATACTTCAATCAAAATATGATGGGTCTTGGCGGAAAATGTGGCTGTCACGACCAAGGCTACGGACTGATG GTCTTTATGTGAGTAGAAATACCTACATTCGAGCTGGAGTTGCTGAGTGGAAAATCACTAATCCTGTACATGTG GTCTGCTATTTCCGATACTTGAGATTTTTTCCATCTGGGCGATTCCTTTACAAG AATTCATCTCAGAAGGTCAAGGATGTGGCAAAGTGCATGAATTTCCGTTCATCTAAAGCAGACTGTGTTTTTGGTGGCCACTACACATTGTCAGATGACAAGGTTGTcttatttttgtcaaattatGTA GTTGAAGCTGCAGTGTTGTATCCAGGCATGCGACCTACTGTTTTGAGGATACGCTTAAG GATAAGGGGAACAACATCAGGAGCTAACAATAGGATGGATTTGATCTCACTTGTCACTAGTGGTGTAAACAGTAGTGAGGCAAGTGCACCTGAGGAGGACATTCTGGGAGTTGTTGAAGGATGGCAAGATGATGAAACACACAACCCAGATGTACCAGCTGTCTCACATAAGAGGGGCATGACTCCCTTTGTCTTTGTTCCATTTGAAGAG GTGGAAACGTCTGTTTTGAATCTTCCGGTGGAGAAAATGGATTATTTTGTACCTGGTTGA
- the LOC114410400 gene encoding F-box protein 7-like isoform X3 has translation MASGSDFALAVSSELESVLRLETVNYFVTRRPWLDLYGVNVRPVAPVGSASRRPYVDPALIHRSLPDELLFEVFARMTPYDLGRASCVCRKWKYTIRNPVFWRNACLKAWQLSGIVENYKILQSKYDGSWRKMWLSRPRLRTDGLYVSRNTYIRAGVAEWKITNPVHVVCYFRYLRFFPSGRFLYKNSSQKVKDVAKCMNFRSSKADCVFGGHYTLSDDKVEAAVLYPGMRPTVLRIRLRIRGTTSGANNRMDLISLVTSGVNSSEASAPEEDILGVVEGWQDDETHNPDVPAVSHKRGMTPFVFVPFEEVETSVLNLPVEKMDYFVPG, from the exons ATGGCTTCTGGTTCAG ATTTTGCGTTAGCGGTTTCTTCTGAACTCGAGTCAGTTTTGAGGCTGGAGACTGTTAACTACTTTGTTACGAGGAGGCCATGGCTTG ATCTTTATGGAGTTAACGTGAGACCTGTTGCGCCAGTTGGGAGTGCTAGTAGGAGGCCTTATGTGGATCCTGCACTTATACATCGTTCCTTACCTGATGAGCTGCTTTTTGAG GTTTTTGCTCGAATGACTCCATATGACTTGGGGAGGGCATCTTGTGTATGTCGAAAATGGAAGTACACAATTCGTAACCCTGTATTTTGGCGCAATGCATGCTTGAAGGCTTGGCAG CTATCTGGAATTGTTGAAAACTATAAGATACTTCAATCAAAATATGATGGGTCTTGGCGGAAAATGTGGCTGTCACGACCAAGGCTACGGACTGATG GTCTTTATGTGAGTAGAAATACCTACATTCGAGCTGGAGTTGCTGAGTGGAAAATCACTAATCCTGTACATGTG GTCTGCTATTTCCGATACTTGAGATTTTTTCCATCTGGGCGATTCCTTTACAAG AATTCATCTCAGAAGGTCAAGGATGTGGCAAAGTGCATGAATTTCCGTTCATCTAAAGCAGACTGTGTTTTTGGTGGCCACTACACATTGTCAGATGACAAG GTTGAAGCTGCAGTGTTGTATCCAGGCATGCGACCTACTGTTTTGAGGATACGCTTAAG GATAAGGGGAACAACATCAGGAGCTAACAATAGGATGGATTTGATCTCACTTGTCACTAGTGGTGTAAACAGTAGTGAGGCAAGTGCACCTGAGGAGGACATTCTGGGAGTTGTTGAAGGATGGCAAGATGATGAAACACACAACCCAGATGTACCAGCTGTCTCACATAAGAGGGGCATGACTCCCTTTGTCTTTGTTCCATTTGAAGAG GTGGAAACGTCTGTTTTGAATCTTCCGGTGGAGAAAATGGATTATTTTGTACCTGGTTGA